The genomic interval ATAAAGAACCCGCCATCTCAATCCAACTCGAAGCGACTCAACCCCAAGTCACCTTTTGGAGTTTCTTCGGGCTTGAGGATGATGTTGTTGAAAAAGTTGGGAATGAACTGAAAATTAATTCAAAGTCAATTTCGCTGGTTGAGTAGGGCGGAGTGAAGCGAAGCCCGTATCGAAACCAGCAGGAATCAAGAGTAATCTTGTAACCAAAATTATTTCGCAGCGCGGTGGTTTCGATACGCTCCTCACTCCGTTCGTCGCTACTCAACCACCGAGATTTATCAATCTCCAATCTCTAATCTCCAGTCTCTAATCTCTAATCTCCAATCTCTCAATTCTCTAATCCTCCAATTCTCCTCCCTCAATTACCAATTACTTCTTCCCCTCCTCCTCCCTCAACTTCTCCGTCGCCCTAAAATACTTCAAATACCGCATCGAATTCGCATCCTTGCCGAGAAGCAAATCAATCGCCTTGATCGAATTCCCCAACTTGATTGGGTCCGTAATAGACGTGGTCACGCCTGCCTGAATCGCCAATGCAAGGAACGCGCTATTCACCGCGTGACGGTCAGGCAGACCAAACGACACATTGCTCGCGCCGAGACTGATATTCACGCCGTATTCTTTCACGATCAATTCAATTGCCTTCAATGTGACCAGACCCGCCTGGCTGTTATGCCCAACCGTCATCACCAGCGGATCAATGATGATGTCCTCCGCAGGGATTCCCATCTTCGCCGCGCGCTCGATGATCTTCCCCGCCGCCGCGAGACGCCCCTCCGCGGTGGGTGGGATGCCCTCGTTACCGATCGCCATCCCGATCACCGCCGCGCCTCGATCTTTGACAATGGGCAGGACTGTTGCCAATTGTTTATCTTCGCCATTGACCGAGTTCACTAACGGCTTCCCAGGCGTGACTTTCAATCCCGCTTCGAGAATCTTCGGCTCATTTGAGTCAATGCACAATGGAACATCCGCCACCGCCAATATCGCCTCCACTACCTTCGGCATGATCGCCGCTTCATCAATCTGCGGATGCCCAACGTTTACATCCAACACATCCGCGCCCCAAGCGACCTGTCGCTTTGCGAGATGTTGAACATATTCGAAATTCTGGTCTACCAAAGCCTGTCCCAACTTCTTGATTCCCGTCGGGTTGATCTTCTCGCCAATAATGACAAACGGCTTATCGTGACCGATAGTCACAGTTTTGGAATTACTTTTCAAAATAGTGTGCATTGTATTCCTCCAACGTAACGCGACATTTTGCAAATTAACCAATAAATCTAGCAATAAACACGATATGGATTGTTGCCATAAATCTAATCCCGAAGGGATGACAGGATTCTAAAAACGGCAGAATGGGTTTCCAAATCCCGAAGGCGTCGCGTGGCGCCGTGGCGACAGATGACATAAATATTCCGCCTCTGACACCCCTTCGGGGTTGAATATGATACATCCTGCAATCCTATAATCATTTGACCCCTTCGGGGTCTGTGGGTTATGTTGTATTGCACGGTTTAATTGTTAACCTACAATATGTCGCGTGTGACTTTACAGCAATTGCCGCGGCGACCTTAATTGTTTTTCTCAGTATCTCTGCAACTCTGTGGCTGAACCTGCATTCATCAATAGTTTCTATACAACTGGCACGCCGAGTCCGCTTGAGCGGACTTCCACGAATTGAGGCAAGGGCGCTTGTGCTGAGTTCGTCGAAGCATCAGCCCGACGGCCCAACCCCGCCTCCAAAACGATCCTCGGAATCACCTCATCCCACCCCACAGGCATCAAATGGATTCCGTGTATGCCCTGCTTCTCGTAGCCGCGTATTTTGCCAATGATCTCCAATGCGATCTGAATTCCCTCCTCTTGCGCATTGCCCGCTTGGTCTGCAACTTCGATGCGATGCAATACATCTTTGGGCAAATACACCCCAGGGACTTCCGCCAGTTTCTGTGCCATCTTCAAACTCTTGATCGGAGTGACTCCAGCCAGAATAAAAACTTTATCCAGCACGTCTCTTTTTGCCAATTCGTTCAGCCACCGTTCCATGCCGTTCACATCGAAGATCAGATTCGTTTGGAAGAACTGCGCACCTGCATTGACCTTCTTCTGCTCACGCAATGCCTGAAACTTGACGTTCGATGAAAACGGTGAGGCCGCCGCGCCTAAAAAGAACAGCGGCGGATTCTTGATCTCGCGCCCGTCGAGAAATTTCCCTTCGTCGCGCATTCGGCGCAAGACCCACAGCATTTGAATCGCATCCAGATCGTTGATCTGCATATTGTCACGCGGTGAAGGCGACATCTTCGCGCTGTCGCCTGTTACGCACAAGACATTTCGCACGCCCAACGCAGTCGCGCCGATGATTTCGCTTTGCACGCTTCCACGCGAGCGGTTGCGCGCAGACATTTGCAGGACAGGCTCGGCTCCCTGATTCATCGCCACTTGACTGCACGCCCACGACGACATGCGCGGCGTCGCGCCTTGATTGTCTGTAAAATTCACCGCAGTAACCAGTGACTTCACCATCTCGATGTTGCGGATTAGTTTATCGGTCGAAGAGGAGAGGGGAGGCGTTATCTCGGCGGTGACGACAAAATCGCCTGCGACCAGCCGTCCCTGAAGAGAAGAAGCGTTTCCGTCGTACGCGGGCGCATGATACTCCGAATCGCCCTTCCACCATGCGGGCTGTCGCACAGGACGGAAAATCCCATCAACAGTTTGCGCGCGCGTTTCAACAGAAAGCAATCCTGTAAATATTTTTTTCGCGCCGATGTTCCATGCGTTTTTGAAAATTGCGCCCCACGAATCTTTCCCCACTTTTTCCCAATCGAGCGGCGGCAGAACTTCGAGCAACAAATCTTCGCGCCCCCATTCAAACGAGCGTTCGTAAATTTTGTACCAGATGCACGGGCGGCTTGGGTCAACGTAACACGTCTCCGATGTCGAGCCGCCGCACGGACCGTTTCGCAAACCTTTCGGGCATTCCATCGGGCAGATCAGCGCGGTTTCGGCGAGCAAACAATTTCCGCACATGCGGCACCCAAACAGCGGACCCTTCACGCTGTATTCGATCACGCGCAAGGCACGCTCACCGAACGTCTCTTTTTGGAATGGGGAATAGGCGGGTTGCCAGCGTCGTCCTGGAGTGAAGCCTGTCATTCGCGCTCCTTCGGATTATACATTATATATAATTTTCGACTGGCTGGATTGTACTCCCGACTCGCGAAAAACTGGAAGAGGCAAATTGTTACGAGTAAAGACCAAAACACAAGCCGCGCTATGTAATTGGAAAATAGCGCGGCTTGTGCAATGTGACCACTGAGCAGTTCAGAGATAAGAGCTTACTTTCTTTTGATCGTCAGGCAAGCGCATAACGTCGACGGGTTAATTGCCAATTACTCCTCTATAAAAACCCTCTGCCCTCCGCATAGTATTCCCGTATTCCGCCCGCGTGGAAATGATCTCGCGATTCAAACTTGCGGACTTTTCGCGCAAGGCTTTGTTTTCGATGGCTTCGATCAGCGCCGATGCAATGGATTGCGGATCATTAGAGTCGCATAGCAACCCGTTTTCATTCGGCGTGATCCATTCGCGGATGGATTCGAGATCGCCAGCGACGGGGAAGCATCCGCATGCCATGCCTTCGAGCAGGGTGTTCGGCGTGCCGTCGTGAATGGAGGGTGAGACCAGTATCGGCGCGCGGCGATACACATCGGCGATTTGGTTTGATGGTATCAGACCGAGCAGTCTCACTGAGTTCTCGATTCCCAATTCTCTCATCCT from Candidatus Defluviilinea gracilis carries:
- a CDS encoding dihydropteroate synthase: MHTILKSNSKTVTIGHDKPFVIIGEKINPTGIKKLGQALVDQNFEYVQHLAKRQVAWGADVLDVNVGHPQIDEAAIMPKVVEAILAVADVPLCIDSNEPKILEAGLKVTPGKPLVNSVNGEDKQLATVLPIVKDRGAAVIGMAIGNEGIPPTAEGRLAAAGKIIERAAKMGIPAEDIIIDPLVMTVGHNSQAGLVTLKAIELIVKEYGVNISLGASNVSFGLPDRHAVNSAFLALAIQAGVTTSITDPIKLGNSIKAIDLLLGKDANSMRYLKYFRATEKLREEEGKK
- a CDS encoding methylenetetrahydrofolate reductase C-terminal domain-containing protein, with product MTGFTPGRRWQPAYSPFQKETFGERALRVIEYSVKGPLFGCRMCGNCLLAETALICPMECPKGLRNGPCGGSTSETCYVDPSRPCIWYKIYERSFEWGREDLLLEVLPPLDWEKVGKDSWGAIFKNAWNIGAKKIFTGLLSVETRAQTVDGIFRPVRQPAWWKGDSEYHAPAYDGNASSLQGRLVAGDFVVTAEITPPLSSSTDKLIRNIEMVKSLVTAVNFTDNQGATPRMSSWACSQVAMNQGAEPVLQMSARNRSRGSVQSEIIGATALGVRNVLCVTGDSAKMSPSPRDNMQINDLDAIQMLWVLRRMRDEGKFLDGREIKNPPLFFLGAAASPFSSNVKFQALREQKKVNAGAQFFQTNLIFDVNGMERWLNELAKRDVLDKVFILAGVTPIKSLKMAQKLAEVPGVYLPKDVLHRIEVADQAGNAQEEGIQIALEIIGKIRGYEKQGIHGIHLMPVGWDEVIPRIVLEAGLGRRADASTNSAQAPLPQFVEVRSSGLGVPVV